The Falco peregrinus isolate bFalPer1 chromosome 9, bFalPer1.pri, whole genome shotgun sequence genome includes a window with the following:
- the GID8 gene encoding glucose-induced degradation protein 8 homolog: MSYAEKPDEITKDEWMEKLNNLHIQRADMNRLIMNYLVTEGFKEAAEKFRMESGIEPSVDLETLDERIKIREMILKGQIQEAIALINSLHPELLDTNRYLYFHLQQQHLIELIRQRETEAALEFAQTQLAEQGEESRECLTEMERTLALLAFDNPEESPFGDLLNMMQRQKVWSEVNQAVLDYENRESTPKLAKLLKLLLWAQNELDQKKVKYPKMTDLSKGTIEEPK, translated from the exons ATGAGTTATGCAGAAAAACCTGATGAAATCACGAAAGATGAATGGATGGAAAAACTTAATAACTTGCATATCCAGAGAGCAGACATGAACCGCCTTATCATGAACTACCTTGTTACAG aggGCTTTAAAGAAGCAGCGGAGAAATTTCGAATGGAGTCTGGGATTGAACCCAGTGTTGATTTAGAAACTCTcgatgaaagaataaaaattcgAGAAATGATACTGAAAGGACAGATTCAAGAAGCCATTGCATTAATAAACAGCCTCCATCCAGAATTGCTAGATACTAACAGATACCTTTACTTTCATTTGCAG CAGCAGCATTTGATTGAACTGATTCGGCAGCGTGagacagaagcagctctggaaTTTGCTCAGACCCAATTAGCAGAACAAGGCGAGGAAAGCAGGGAATGCCTGACAGAAATGGAGCGTACACTGGCTTTGCTTGCCTTTGATAATCCCGAAGAATCACCATTTGGAGACTTGCTTAACATGATGCAGCGACAGAAG GTTTGGAGTGAGGTTAATCAAGCGGTTCTAGACTATGAAAATCGTGAATCAACACCCAAGTTGGCAAAATTACTGAAACTACTACTGTGGGCTCAGAATGAGCTGGACcagaagaaagtgaaatatCCCAAAATGACAGACCTCAGCAAGGGGACGATCGAAGAACCCAAGTAA